A genome region from Erigeron canadensis isolate Cc75 chromosome 3, C_canadensis_v1, whole genome shotgun sequence includes the following:
- the LOC122590983 gene encoding methylenetetrahydrofolate reductase 1-like: protein MKVIEKILESTSAGDAGKVVFSFEFFPPKTEEGVENLFEKMERMVAHDPTFCDITWGAGGSTADVTLEIARRMQNLVCVETMMHLTCTNMPVEKIDHALQTIKKDGIQNVLALRGDPPRGQDKFVQIQGGFACALDLVEHIRKSYGDYFGIAVAGYPEAHPEVIGSNGLATPEAYANDLAYLKKKVDAGADVIVTQLFYDVDNFLKFVNDCRQVGITCPIVPGIMPINNYNGFIRMTGFCKTKIPSEITAALEPIKDNEEAVRAYGVHLGTEMCKKIMASGIKTLHLYTLNMEKSALAILTNLGLIEESKISRPLPWRRPTNLFRLKEDVRPIFWANRPKSYITRTTGWEQYPHGRWGDASNASYGALTDHQFMRPKSRDKKIQEEWVVPLATFDDISEKFMKYCLGQLKTSPWSELDGLQPETKIIDEQLASINLKGFLTINSQPAVNGAKSDSPSIGWGPAGGYVYQKAYVEFFCSGEKLNALVEKSKEYPSLTYIAVNKEGSLVSNVGKNDVNAVTWGVFPAKEIIQPTVVDPSSFLIWKDEAFEIWSRGWAQLYPENDSSRSLLQEVEKTYYLVSLVDNDYINSNLFSVFSGF from the exons ATGAAGGTAATAGAGAAGATTCTAGAATCCACATCAGCAGGAGATGCCGGAAAGGTAGTATTCTCCTTCGAATTCTTCCCTCCGAAAACCGAAGAAGGTGTGGAAAACCTATTCGAAAAGATGGAGAGAATGGTGGCACATGATCCAACTTTTTGTGATATAACTTGGGGAGCAGGTGGATCAACTGCTGACGTCACATTAGAGATAGCTAGACGTATGCAGAATTTAGTGTGTGTTGAAACTATGATGCATTTGACCTGTACTAATATGCCTGTTGAGAAGATAGATCATGCTCTTCAAACTATTAAAAAAGATGGAATTCAAAATGTGCTTGCTCTTAGAGGTGATCCGCCACGTGGACAGGATAAGTTTGTCCAGATCCAAGGCGGTTTCGCCTGTGCTCTTGATCTG GTTGAGCATATCCGCAAGTCATATGGTGACTACTTTGGCATAGCTGTTGCTGGTTACCCAG AGGCACATCCTGAGGTCATAGGAAGCAATGGCTTGGCTACACCAGAAGCATATGCAAATGATCTTGCTTACCTCAAGAAAAAG GTTGATGCTGGAGCAGATGTGATTGTCACTCAACTGTTCTATGACGTTGACAATTTTCTCAAATTTGTGAATGATTGTCGGCAAGTTGGAATAACTTGTCCCATTGTTCCTGGCATTATGCCCATTAACAACTATAACGGCTTCATTCGCATGACTGGCTTCTGCAAAACTAAG ATCCCATCTGAAATCACTGCCGCTTTAGAGCCCATCAAGGACAATGAGGAAGCTGTTAGAGCCTATGGAGTTCACCTTGGAACTGAAATGTGCAAGAAAATCATGGCTAGTGGAATCAAGACGTTGCATCTATATACACTTAACATGGAGAAGTCTGCATTGGCAATTTTGACG AATCTTGGATTGATAGAAGAGTCCAAAATATCAAGGCCACTACCATGGAGGAGACCTACCAACCTTTTCCGTCTTAAAGAAGATGTTAGACCAATATTCTG GGCCAATCGTCCAAAGAGCTACATAACAAGGACCACTGGTTGGGAGCAATATCCACATGGGCGTTGGGGTGATGCTTCCAATGCATCATATGGAGCATTAACCGACCATCAG TTCATGAGACCAAAATCACGTGACAAGAAAATTCAAGAGGAGTGGGTGGTCCCTTTGGCAACGTTTGATGATATTTCTGAG AAATTCATGAAATACTGCCTTGGGCAACTGAAAACTAGCCCTTGGTCTGAATTAGATGGACTTCAGCCAGAGACAAAGATCATCGACGAACAATTAGCTTCGATAAACCTTAAGGGCTTCCTCACTATCAATAGCCAGCCGGCCGTTAATGGAGCTAAATCTGACTCCCCTTCAATTG GATGGGGACCTGCGGGTGGGTACGTTTACCAGAAAGCATATGTGGAGTTTTTCTGCTCGGGCGAAAAGTTAAATGCTCTTGTGGAGAAATCAAAGGAGTACCCTTCACTCACATACATCGCCGTGAATAAAGAAGGGAGTCTGGTTTCCAATGTTGGGAAAAATGATGTGAATGCAGTCACATGGGGAGTGTTCCCAGCCAAGGAGATCATTCAACCAACGGTTGTTGATCCTTCAAGCTTCTTGATATGGAAGGATGAGGCATTTGAAATCTGGTCAAGAGGATGGGCACAATTGTATCCTGAGAATGATTCTTCCAGATCCCTTCTCCAAGAG GTAGAGAAAACTTACTACTTGGTGAGCTTGGTGGATAATGATTACATCAACAGCAACTTGTTCTCTGTTTTCAGTGGCTTCTAA